A region of the Vanrija pseudolonga chromosome 2, complete sequence genome:
TCGGCCAGATCATCCGCTTCATCTGGCCAAAGCAGACGTCGTGGGTGCTGGCAAAgttcaagctcgccaaggcgggCTCGCTGtgtctcgtcgcgctcgtgtggtaagtcgcgcggcgcggccgtccATCGCTGTGGTCCCCGCTGACCTCTAGGTCCACCTTCTGCACGGCCTTCGCGTCCGGCGCGCTCAAGACGATCAACACCCCGACCATCGTGTTCAACATCTTCATCAACATTGTCCTCTGCGTGTCCTTCACCGCGCTGTCATTCTACCTctgccgcccgcctgccgcgcTGACCCGCCTCTCGCCGACAATCTTCAAGCAGATCAACAAGAAGGAAACCATCTCGATCCTCTTCTGCGCGCCCGCCAAGACGCAGGCACTGGGCATCCCCCTCATCTCGGCAATGTACACGACGTCGGACGAcatgacgcgcgcgctcctccagGTCCCGATGATCCTGTATACCGCCGAGCAGATCCTCGTGGGCCAGGTCCTCATCGCGCTGTGCcagcgctggctggcgcagGACAAGGTGgctgacgccgaggccgccacgcccgaTGGCAGCACGATCGCAACCACCGAGTCCAAGGACGCTGAAGCTGACGGTGATGCTGATGCCGAGGCGTCGCGCAACAGCGCCCCAGCCgctgacgacgccgccgacgccgccgacgccgtccccGTCCCCGAAGCCAAGCCACTGCCTCGGCCGGGCGGCGCAGATTAGCCTCGGCACCCCTGTCATTAGAGTTTTTGTCTTGCTTGTATGCATTGCAGTTGCGGCTGTGGCTCGTATAGTTTGATGCACGTTGCCCGCAGTAAATCCCCACGGGAGGAACTAAGCTCCCGCTggagcgaggagggcagAATCACAGAAGACAAGCCGCGGCGTGGCCCTTGGCGTTCCCGTGAAAGTATGTAGGCTGCCTCGTGTCTgccgccttcgccgccgccgctgactgCTGTTCCTTTTTCTCAGGCGTGGCGCGTTTGACGGTGCGGCTCCAGGCATCTGGCGCATCTGGTGACGAGATTGTGCAGCGGCTGTTGCCAGCCAGGTTGTAGCAACGCAGCAAACACGGCAACTGCAACTCGACGCGACGTTGACATTTGTTTCCCACTGATACTCTTTATTTTTGTGCTTGTAGAGTCCAGGCCATTCGGTGAGTCTCTCAAAGACCGTGCACTTTTTTGCGCCAAAAGCGACGACGATCGCCCACTATCACAGAGCCCAGTGACTGACGATTTCAGGACAGcgaccctcctcgcccgccgccgacacgacACGATTGCCCTGCACACACACATTACACTCTCTTGGCACCACTAGTACCACAACTGCttcaaccaccaccactccaACAATGGCTCTCCTAGGCCCGTCAGCGAGCCGCGCGCTCAGACCAACACGGCGCGACGTGatcctcgtcgtgctctcGCTGGCCTTtgcgctcctcttcctcacgCCAAGCCACCACCCCAACGCGGCGGCCCCGCGCCCCTCGAGCAAGAGCGGCGGGAGATTCGGCAAGTGGGGCTCGATCCTCGGCCCGTCGCAGGCGCACAGCGTGCTCCGCGAGCCGTCGTTCGAGGAGACGGTGCAGCCTGCTGGCTTTGTCTCGGCGGACGGCGTgagccacgacgacgcggcagAGTCGGACGAGTTTGCCGACAAGGCCACGGTCATGCTGGGCCACACGCCCGGCTGGACAATGTTCGAGCGCGTGTACATCTACAACGGGCAGATGGTCGTCGTTACGTGAGTGCGGAGGAGAGCGAGCCGAGCTAAAGCCAACAGGGACAAGCGCGACGACTGGCCAGAACTCCGCCTCATGACCTCGACTGGCCTgccgtcgctcgacgagccgggcAACATCGAGGCCCGCGAGCCCATCGGAAACGAGATCATCTTCATGacccccgccgaggcccaCGAGCTCTGGGGCAACAACGTCGAGCGTATGCGCGGTATGACTTGGCTGTGGAACGACGGGcagtgtgagtgggcggcggcgcggccttgcTGTTTCCGCGGGGCGTGAGACAACGCGttgcggcgacggcgtgcggccAACGAGAACCCGCGGCTAACAACCCCACCCCAGTCCTTGACCACTACTACCACTTTGCGGCCGAGATCCTGCTGTCCTCGTGGCGTGTGCACGCGGCGCAGGACTCGGCACAGAACATTGACGAGAACGGCCACTCGACGACGTTCACCCCGCCCGACCGCATCTGGATGCTGCACCAGAACTCGAAGGAATGGTGCGTTGTTCGCCGCGGGCTACACTGACTGACCCCAGGCGCGACCGCCACAAGTTCAACGCCATCCTCATGTACGCGCTGTTCCCCAACATTGGCATCCTGTACCCGGAGGACTGGGACGACATCAAGGCGTCGACAAAGTCAGAGTACCGCAAGAAGGCGTACGTTCTCGACcgcgccatcctcgccgaccgctcggccgccttccGTGGGCCGTACACTGGCCCCACGCAGCGCACGTACGCTGGTGCCGTGGCGTTtggcacggcgtcgcgctggtTCTGGGAGCCCGCACGCCGCCAGGTCCTCCGCTGGTCCGGCCTCGCAGAGGACATCATCAACCGCAGCCAGGAGGGCTTTGGCGCCGTCAACCCCGACATCTGGGAGAAGTACTCGACCGCGCCGGGCAGCAACGACCCCAAGGCGATCGCGCCGGTCGGCACGTACCGCCCCCTCGTTACATACATCTCGCGCCAGggcggccgccgctcgctgacaAAGGACTCGCACGAGGACCTGCTCAAGGCCATCAAGGAGAGACAGAAGACGGTCGACTTTGAgttcctcgaggtcgacgccgagaagctgTCAAAGGAGGAGCAGTTTTCTATTGCTGGCCGCACGACCATCATGCTCGGCGTGCACGGAAACGGTCTGACGCATCTGCTGTGGATGCCGCctacgccgcgctcggccgtcATCGAGCTGTTCTGCAAGGGCGGCTTTGCGCATGATTGTAAGTGGCGGTGGTGTTGAAAAGACTGAAGTTCCTCGCTCACCCCTGCCCCAGACATGTGGActgccacccacctcggtATCCGCCACTACGCCGTCCAGCACGATATCGCCCTCACGTCGCCCAACCAGCCCAAGGTCGACTACCCCGAGGACTTCCAGAGCGACCGCATCACGGTCGTGGGCAAGGTCGTTGCGGACCTTATCGAGCGCCGTCTCGCGGGCAAGACCTAGGCTAAGGTTGGCCAACGCTAATACTACTCTGTCGTAGAATGGGTCGGTGGGCTCTCATATCGTCGTGTCATTTCTCTATGCATGCTGTGGTtccgagcgagcgggcgagcgcctcAGGCGTGAGTCGTGAAGGTGGTCTGCAGTagggtggcggcgagtgcACCAACGATGCCCCCAGACCCTTtaagctcggcctcctctcccttccgccgcccctcccccgcacCCCCGTCTCATGCAAAAGTCGCATCTCTGCCAGAATAGTACAAGTCTCTATCGCTTCGCCTTAGCCTCACCCAGCACCGTTCTCCGCTCAGCCAAGTTGGCCCcacccagcgccagcagctgctcggtcgcgagcgcgtcgagcttgcgcagcTGGGCTTCCGAGGTCCGCTCGGACTCTGGGAGCGAGGTTtcggtgtcggcgtgctTGGGGTCAAGGAggcgcttggcggcctggGTGTGGGTCAGCTTATCCAGAGGCATCTCGATCGTTAGCGAGCTGCACCCACCAGCTTGACGCCCCACCATGCGCGGGAGCGGTGGCCTTCCGCCTTGCCCGCGACCGGCGTCTCCATCTCGACCGCGCGGAGGAAGTACTTGAGCGCGAGGGGGTAGTCTCTGCGGCGTGTGTCAGCGCTGCGCTAGCCCCGCCCCatggcggccgccgcgacccacTTCAACGTGTATGCCGTCTCGCCGGCACGCACGACCGCCTGCGAGTCCCACGTCTGCAGGAGCTGCAGGTGGCCCAGCGCGGCCAGGCTCTGCGCGTACGCGCCCTCGTTGGCgtacgcctcggcgaggagcgaccAGGCGGCCGGGTCGGCGTAGAACGTGTCGAGGTaggcgagcaggcgctggatcgtctcggtcggcgtggcgctcaGCGCGATGATGCGCTGGTGGGCCgactggcgggtcagcttCGCTTTGCGGTCCCCAAACTCTGAAACTGAGACCCACCACGTTCGTCGCGTCAGTCTTCAACAGCGCAGAGTACACCttgcccgcgcgctcgaggtcgcccaccgcctcgagcttgagcccgaggagcaggtcgacgcGGGGCGAGGCACGGAACTGCGACTCGAGGGCGTTGATTTGTGTCTGCGGcgtgggtgagtggggtcCAGTGACACGACGGGTAACCCACAGTGGCAAGCTTGATCCGCCCAAGGTCAAgcgcggcgatcgcgagctgctcgcggaCAGCCCACTCTGAGGGTTAGTCTGAGCCAGAGGACGGAACCCACCAGTgtcgcccagcccacccgCGGCGAGCACTCCCGGCGCCAGGCGCACCACGTCCTCCGAGTTCCGTGCGCCGAGCgtccgccagcgcgcgagctggtcTATGTCGGCCTGGGACATTGTGTTTGTGGTCTAGGTGTGGTGGAGAGTGTTCTGGTCATGtctcgacgacatcgacgccTCTCGGCGGTGACGCGTGGGGGCCCACGTGGAATTGCTTCCGCGGCGACCGTCGCCGTTGCTGGCTGACTGTTTTGTATGGTACAAGATGCGTCGTTCTTGCAcctgcgccgtcgccccctTCGCCCCCCGCGCACAATGAATACACACATGCATGCACAGACACTCGCCTTGCAGATCATGACAAACTCGACAATGCATGCATTGTAAAATGTGACTACGAGGCAGAGTGCCCACTGTACAGTGCTCACCCGAGCTGGCCCCCTCGGCATTACGGGATTATTTTAAAGTGCCGCCTGGCCGTCTTCGGGGTCTCCTGGCTGCTTGGCTCTGTGTGTTTTGGCCCCCAGGTGAGTGCTTCACTTTGGAGGTTTCTAAACCAGCTGCTGGCTAGGCTGCTGGAACATCTGCCACACTTGTTCCATTTTAACAACCACATCCATCTTCCATCACTcgcacaccaccacaccactcgCATCTCTGGCAAGTGACacgactcgcgcgcgcactcgACACAGCGACTTGACACTTCCTGCGCGTGCACGACAAAACGCAGCCTCAGAGGCGGTGGTCACGCGCCTGACCACCCTccacccccctcctccaccagcagcagcagcatgtccgcgccaacgccaaccgcagcggcggcagctgccaaccgcccggccggccggccgcgcaAGGCATCAACTGCGACCGCGCCAGGCGGCACGCCGACAGCAGAAAGCTCGACTCCCGGTGCATCTACCTCTGCGCCTCATCCCCCAccgacggccgcgccgactGCCGCGACCGGCATCACAACCACCACGggcccgacgacgctcgcggagtgcgaggcgctcgcggcccagCTCACCGACACGAACACG
Encoded here:
- the EMC2 gene encoding ER membrane protein complex subunit 2, translated to MSQADIDQLARWRTLGARNSEDVVRLAPGVLAAGGLGDTEWAVREQLAIAALDLGRIKLATTQINALESQFRASPRVDLLLGLKLEAVGDLERAGKVYSALLKTDATNVSAHQRIIALSATPTETIQRLLAYLDTFYADPAAWSLLAEAYANEGAYAQSLAALGHLQLLQTWDSQAVVRAGETAYTLKDYPLALKYFLRAVEMETPVAGKAEGHRSRAWWGVKLAAKRLLDPKHADTETSLPESERTSEAQLRKLDALATEQLLALGGANLAERRTVLGEAKAKR